A single Natranaerobius thermophilus JW/NM-WN-LF DNA region contains:
- a CDS encoding IS3 family transposase (programmed frameshift), protein MSNKRYNEDFKRTIVDLYNSGSSVKDLSSEYGVTEVTIYKWIKDFSPNQQSGSEGATSKDVEEMQKEMARLKEENEILKKGYDHIRQKVDNTELTEFIKEQKDEHTIKAICDALDFPRSTYYETINRVESNRDKENRELLDQITQIHKNSKKRYGAPKIHAVLINKGYKVSLKRVQRLMRKEGIKSIVRKKYRPYPSREKVVERENLLKQDFSTTFVNQKWVTDITYIDTVKDGWCYLASVMDLHTHKIVGYSFSKTMTTDLVIKAVKNAYDTQKPGNGLILHSDLGTQYTSDDFKRFLRYKGIKQSFSRKGCPYDNAHIESFHATLKKEEVNHVKYLDFKSAEIALFRFIESWYNRTRIHGSLEFLTPQHVEDLAKQSA, encoded by the exons ATGAGTAATAAGAGATATAATGAAGACTTCAAAAGAACAATTGTAGATTTATATAATTCAGGTAGTTCTGTGAAGGATTTGTCTAGCGAATATGGTGTGACAGAGGTTACTATTTATAAATGGATCAAAGATTTCTCTCCAAACCAACAATCTGGCAGTGAGGGAGCCACTTCAAAAGATGTGGAAGAAATGCAAAAAGAAATGGCTCGCTTGAAAGAGGAGAATGAAATCTTAAAAAAGG GCTATGACCATATTCGCCAAAAAGTAGACAATACAGAGCTTACTGAATTTATAAAAGAACAAAAGGACGAGCATACTATCAAAGCTATTTGTGATGCTCTAGACTTTCCGAGAAGTACTTATTACGAAACAATAAATCGAGTTGAATCTAATCGTGACAAAGAAAACAGAGAACTATTAGATCAAATAACTCAAATTCATAAAAACAGTAAAAAGCGATATGGTGCACCAAAGATCCACGCTGTGCTAATCAATAAAGGATACAAAGTCAGCTTAAAAAGAGTCCAACGATTAATGAGAAAAGAGGGTATCAAATCAATTGTCAGGAAAAAATATCGGCCTTATCCTAGTAGAGAAAAAGTAGTCGAACGAGAGAATCTCCTAAAACAAGACTTTTCAACTACATTTGTCAATCAAAAGTGGGTTACTGATATTACATACATTGATACTGTTAAAGACGGCTGGTGCTACTTAGCCTCTGTAATGGATTTACACACCCATAAAATTGTTGGATACTCTTTTAGCAAGACCATGACAACAGATTTAGTTATTAAAGCTGTTAAAAATGCTTATGATACACAGAAACCTGGCAATGGACTTATTCTACATAGTGATCTAGGTACCCAGTACACTAGCGATGACTTTAAGCGTTTTTTAAGGTACAAAGGGATCAAGCAATCATTTAGCAGAAAAGGCTGCCCTTATGACAATGCACATATCGAATCATTTCATGCTACTTTGAAAAAGGAAGAAGTTAACCATGTTAAGTACTTAGACTTCAAATCGGCTGAAATTGCTCTATTTAGGTTCATTGAGAGCTGGTACAACAGAACAAGAATCCATGGAAGTTTGGAGTTTTTAACTCCTCAACATGTTGAGGATCTAGCAAAGCAATCTGCTTAA